The following proteins are co-located in the Thermodesulfobacteriota bacterium genome:
- the dnaX gene encoding DNA polymerase III subunit gamma/tau, whose translation MSYVVLARKWRPQTFDDLIGQDYITQTLKNAISTGKIAHAFVFSGPRGVGKTSTARILAKAVNCADGPTAAPCPDCTICKEISEGKSLDVMEIDAASHTGVNDVREIIENIKYLPTSGKNKIYIIDEAHMLSQSAFNALLKTLEEPPPHVLFILATTEVHKIPVTILSRCQRYDFKKVSVDKIKEQLTAITKKEKIKVEDETLYVIAQEADGSLRDSLSLMDQLIATFGSDIKHEDALNILGILDRHLVKSALEGVIQKDPKHCIDVLNQAIDKGISPKRFAEDLLGTLRYALLIKTCGKDAITDLSDEDKLALQELLNNVSIETLEALFNIMLEGAENIQRSFYPQMSLELMLIKLSSLEDITPIREIIEKLDNMSGGAPSSVKKSPKSFDEAQPSYKSAPSTSKAPTKTKAKPKIDSQPTETNNQAANGKNSEIKTTQEFIQYVKSNKPVIGRRLEQVVELVSDSSTLKIVCEKGSAALDYLKRKESQTTLLALVKDFFSDDVELRIQEIGAQAKNDINSKIEKKAQKKERIKNDPILQEALDVFGGRVINIKPNNKE comes from the coding sequence ATGTCCTACGTTGTTCTGGCAAGAAAGTGGAGACCACAGACTTTTGATGACCTAATAGGCCAGGACTATATTACGCAAACCCTCAAAAACGCTATTTCTACTGGCAAAATAGCACATGCTTTTGTATTTTCTGGCCCCAGAGGAGTGGGGAAAACATCCACCGCCAGAATATTGGCTAAAGCAGTTAACTGTGCGGACGGACCTACTGCTGCACCTTGCCCTGATTGCACTATTTGCAAAGAGATATCAGAGGGGAAATCTCTTGATGTAATGGAAATTGATGCCGCTTCTCACACCGGCGTAAATGACGTTAGGGAGATAATTGAGAACATAAAATATCTTCCCACATCAGGGAAAAATAAGATCTACATAATTGATGAAGCTCATATGCTCTCACAGTCAGCATTCAATGCACTGCTTAAAACTTTAGAAGAACCTCCGCCCCATGTGCTATTCATTCTTGCTACCACTGAGGTGCATAAAATACCGGTTACGATTTTATCCAGATGCCAAAGATATGACTTCAAAAAAGTATCTGTAGATAAAATAAAAGAACAACTCACTGCAATTACTAAAAAAGAAAAAATTAAAGTAGAAGACGAAACTCTATATGTAATTGCCCAGGAAGCTGACGGCAGTCTTCGAGACTCACTTAGTCTCATGGACCAGCTAATCGCTACCTTCGGCAGTGACATCAAGCATGAGGATGCTCTTAATATTTTAGGAATTTTGGATCGCCATCTAGTGAAATCTGCTCTTGAAGGAGTTATACAAAAAGACCCAAAACACTGCATAGATGTTTTAAATCAGGCAATTGACAAAGGAATAAGCCCAAAGCGGTTTGCAGAGGATCTTCTGGGCACATTGCGTTATGCTCTTTTAATTAAGACCTGTGGGAAGGATGCGATAACCGATCTCTCTGATGAAGATAAATTAGCTCTTCAAGAGCTTCTTAATAATGTGAGCATTGAAACGCTAGAGGCGCTATTTAATATAATGCTCGAGGGCGCAGAGAATATACAAAGGTCTTTCTACCCTCAGATGAGTCTTGAGCTCATGCTTATTAAACTCTCAAGCTTAGAAGACATTACTCCTATTAGGGAGATTATTGAAAAACTTGATAATATGAGTGGCGGGGCGCCTTCTTCAGTAAAAAAAAGCCCTAAAAGCTTTGATGAGGCCCAGCCTAGCTACAAATCGGCCCCTTCAACTAGCAAAGCTCCAACGAAAACGAAGGCTAAGCCCAAGATTGATAGTCAGCCAACAGAGACCAATAATCAAGCAGCCAATGGCAAGAATTCGGAAATCAAGACAACTCAGGAATTTATTCAATACGTTAAATCCAATAAACCTGTAATTGGCAGGAGGCTTGAGCAAGTAGTGGAATTGGTATCTGATAGTTCAACACTAAAAATTGTATGTGAAAAAGGGTCTGCAGCTCTAGATTATTTAAAAAGAAAAGAATCTCAAACAACTCTTCTTGCTCTTGTTAAAGACTTTTTCTCTGATGACGTAGAACTTCGGATACAAGAAATCGGAGCACAAGCAAAAAACGATATAAACAGCAAAATTGAAAAAAAGGCACAGAAAAAAGAAAGAATCAAAAATGACCCCATCCTACAAGAAGCATTAGATGTTTTTGGAGGCAGGGTCATTAACATCAAACCAAATAATAAGGAGTGA
- the recR gene encoding recombination mediator RecR, giving the protein MKTRGLPESISRLIGELAKLPGIGEKNATRLAFHIFRSPKVYSENLAQAIVDAKTKVVLCEKCFNFSSKSPCDICTDTQRDNSVICIVEEPLDLLAIEKSKEFRGQYHVLHGVISPMEGVGPEELKISELISRLEEEGVKEVIVATNPSVEGEATALYLSRLIKPLGIEVSRIAHGVPMGGDIEYIDEITLGKAIRDRKFI; this is encoded by the coding sequence ATGAAGACAAGAGGACTTCCAGAATCTATATCTAGGCTTATCGGTGAGCTTGCTAAGCTACCGGGCATAGGAGAGAAAAACGCCACAAGACTTGCGTTTCACATCTTCAGATCACCCAAAGTATATTCTGAGAACCTGGCCCAGGCCATAGTTGACGCAAAAACCAAAGTTGTACTGTGCGAAAAGTGCTTTAATTTCAGCTCTAAATCACCATGTGATATATGCACCGACACACAGAGGGATAATAGTGTAATATGCATTGTCGAAGAGCCTCTTGATCTGCTTGCAATAGAAAAGAGTAAAGAATTTAGAGGTCAATATCACGTACTTCATGGAGTCATTTCTCCTATGGAAGGTGTGGGGCCAGAGGAACTTAAAATATCAGAGCTTATTTCAAGACTAGAAGAAGAAGGCGTCAAAGAGGTGATAGTTGCTACAAATCCTAGCGTTGAAGGAGAGGCAACGGCCCTTTATCTCTCTAGACTAATAAAGCCCTTAGGGATTGAAGTAAGCCGTATTGCGCACGGCGTTCCGATGGGCGGAGATATTGAGTACATTGATGAAATAACGCTTGGAAAAGCCATAAGGGACAGGAAATTTATTTAA
- a CDS encoding YbaB/EbfC family nucleoid-associated protein codes for MKLGGGGNMKNLIKQANQMKEKMEKLQAEAGEKTLEATSGGGMVTVVAKAKGEIVSIKIEPEIVQDDDIDMLQDLITAAVNEALNRGQELMQEEVSKAAGGMGLPPGLL; via the coding sequence ATGAAATTAGGCGGCGGTGGTAACATGAAGAACTTAATCAAGCAGGCCAATCAGATGAAGGAGAAGATGGAAAAGCTCCAAGCCGAGGCCGGCGAGAAAACACTAGAAGCAACCTCTGGCGGCGGGATGGTCACAGTAGTTGCCAAGGCTAAGGGAGAGATTGTATCTATTAAAATAGAGCCTGAAATAGTTCAGGACGATGATATCGATATGCTTCAGGATTTGATCACTGCAGCAGTTAACGAAGCGCTTAACCGTGGTCAAGAACTTATGCAGGAAGAGGTATCAAAAGCTGCCGGCGGAATGGGTCTTCCACCCGGACTGCTCTAA
- a CDS encoding cytochrome c yields MSKVIRVVLASFMVLGLITYNGVAEEKGNAAEGKTQYDNICASCHGATGKGDGIASAALDPKPRDLSDASYVSTLSNEHLFKVINEGGAAVGLSPMMAAWGGVLSEPQIWDVIAYIHKDICKCEYKGE; encoded by the coding sequence TTGAGTAAAGTTATTAGGGTTGTCCTTGCATCATTCATGGTGCTGGGGCTAATTACGTATAATGGTGTTGCAGAGGAAAAAGGTAATGCAGCAGAGGGCAAAACGCAGTATGATAATATTTGCGCATCATGTCATGGCGCAACAGGTAAGGGTGATGGAATAGCATCAGCAGCTCTAGATCCAAAGCCCCGAGATTTAAGCGACGCATCCTATGTGTCCACCCTAAGCAATGAACATCTGTTTAAGGTAATTAATGAAGGCGGCGCCGCAGTTGGCCTTTCACCTATGATGGCTGCATGGGGCGGAGTTTTGTCAGAGCCACAGATATGGGATGTTATTGCCTACATTCACAAAGATATTTGCAAGTGTGAGTATAAAGGCGAGTAA
- a CDS encoding MaoC family dehydratase produces MVRIGRAFNELKIGDILSEKITITETHVVRSAGLFNDYNALHTNELDMQNARFGKRIVHGALMFSLMVGVYSKVFHDTDISTVEASIKFTAPVYIDDTVTMEWTITELDEKPKLNGGLVTLAGEVRNTQDTVQASLTAKILVGNETIF; encoded by the coding sequence ATGGTACGAATCGGAAGAGCATTTAACGAGCTTAAAATTGGTGACATTTTATCCGAGAAAATAACCATTACAGAGACACACGTCGTAAGATCTGCCGGACTATTTAATGATTACAATGCACTACATACAAACGAATTAGACATGCAAAATGCAAGATTCGGAAAACGAATTGTGCACGGAGCCTTAATGTTTAGCCTTATGGTAGGAGTGTACAGCAAAGTTTTTCATGACACCGATATATCAACAGTAGAGGCCTCTATAAAATTTACAGCACCCGTATATATAGATGATACTGTCACAATGGAATGGACAATCACTGAGCTTGATGAGAAGCCAAAATTAAACGGTGGTCTAGTTACACTGGCAGGCGAAGTAAGGAACACTCAGGATACTGTGCAAGCCTCTCTTACAGCAAAAATTCTTGTAGGTAATGAAACAATTTTTTAG